One window of Papaver somniferum cultivar HN1 chromosome 9, ASM357369v1, whole genome shotgun sequence genomic DNA carries:
- the LOC113312923 gene encoding uncharacterized protein LOC113312923, whose translation MTDVKQCFFKLPGRGKILICCDGASKGNPGNAGMVFVARNEDGGCLGASSGGLGIATNYLDEVMALVVAGEWAVKKRYKNVCFSLDSKAVLLAFSNGRIPWIVVNKWNKIRKYISRITFTHSYREINFFADKMDKQGVLLVRGTVLYYEDKPDFLNQLEYEDGIYFRFSS comes from the coding sequence ATGACAGATGTAAAACAATGCTTCTTCAAATTGCCTGGAAGAGGAAAAATACTcatatgttgtgatggagcatcAAAGGGTAACCCTGGAAATGCTGGAATGGTTTTTGTGGCAAGGAATGAAGATGGTGGATGCCTTGGAGCATCTTCTGGAGGTTTGGGGATAGCAACAAACTATCTGGATGAGGTAATGGCTTTGGTGGTAGCTGGTGAATGGGCAGTGAAGAAAAGGTATAAGAATGTATGTTTCAGTCTTGACTCTAAAGCAGTTTTGTTAGCTTTCAGCAATGGTAGAATACCTTGGATTGTTGTGAATAAATGGAACAAAATTAGAAAGTACATATCAAGAATCACATTCACACATTCATATAGAGAGATAAACTTTTTTGCTGACAAGATGGATAAACAAGGTGTACTTCTTGTAAGAGGAACAGTTCTATATTATGAGGACAAGCCAGACTTTCTGAATCAGTTGGAGTATGAAGATGGTATTTACTTTAGGTTCAGCTCCTGA